From the Selenomonas sp. oral taxon 920 genome, the window CCTTCGCCTTTTCCTGTACCTCATCGATCTTCTGCTGACGCACCATGCGCACGGAGGTCTCGACAAGATCACGTACGATGGACTCCACGTCTCGTCCGACATAACCGACCTCCGTGAACTTTGTCGCCTCGACTTTGAGGAACGGGGCACGGACAAGACGCGCAAGACGGCGTGCAATCTCAGTCTTGCCGACACCAGTTGAACCGATCATCAAGATATTCTTTGGTACGACATCCTCGCGCATCTCGTCATCCAACTGACGGCTGCGCCAACGGTTGCGGAGTGCGATTGCGACGGAACGCTTTGCCTCGCGCTGACCTACAATGTATTTGTCGAGCTCGGCAACGATCTCACGAGGCGTCTGTTCGTTGACTCCGATCTGACTCATGATTCCAGTACCTCCACCGTAATATTATGATTCGTATAGACGCAGATGTCCGCCGCAATCGACAGCGACTCCCTTGCGATTTCCGGCGCATCCATCGTGCTGTGTGCAGTGAGGGCACGCGCTGCGGCGAGTGCAAAGAAACCGCCCGAGCCGATGGCGGTGCAGTCTCCGTCCGGCTCAATGACCTCGCCGTTGCCTGAGATCATGAGAATGCCGTCCTTATCTGCGACGAGCAGGAGCGCCTCAAGCTTACGGAGCACCTTGTCCGTGCGCCAATCCTTCGCAAGTTCGACAGCTGCACGCTGGAGGTTTCCGCTGTAGGATTCGAGCTTGACCTCGAATTTCTCAAACAAGGTAAATGCATCTGCAACCGATCCCGCAAATCCCGCGAGAATTTTTCCGTGATAGAGGCGCCTGACCTTGCGTGCATTCGCTTTCATAATGGCACGCTCGCCAAAGGTTACCTGCCCGTCTCCCGCAATTGCAACCTTATTTCCTTTTTTGACAGCGACAATGGTAGTTGCATGAAATGTCATACGTTGTATTGTCCTTTCATATGCTTCGACCAAAACAATCCAACTCTTCTAAGGCCCGTTGTGCGAGTAAGCGCTTCTTCTCCGGCTTTCGCGTACGACGAGGCAAATGCGCAAGCGGCGGAAGCAGTCCGAAGTTGATATTCATCGGCTGAAAATGCATCGGATCGCAGGAGGTGATGTAGTGCGCGAGTGCCCCATGACAGGTCTTGGATGGAAAGACAAGCGGTTCTCCATTGCCCGCAAGGCGTGCCGCATTCACGCCTGCCATCAGGCCGGATGCGGCAGACTCAACATAGCCCTCCACCCCCGTCATCTGCCCTGCAAAGAAGAGGCGTTCATTGATGCGCAGCTGAAAGGTCGAGCGCAGATGACGCGGTGCATTGATGAAGCTGTTGCGGTGCATTACGCCATAGCGGAGGAACTCTGCATTCGTTAGCCCCGGAATCATCCGAAACACGCGCTGCTGCTCCGGCCATTTGAGCCGCGTCTGGAAACCGACCATATTATAGATTGTTCCCTCCGCATTGTCTTGCCGCAGCTGAACGACGGCATAAGGGCGCACGCCCGTCTCCGGATGTTCGAGTCCGACAGGTTTGAGCGGACCGTAGAGAAGGGTATCCTTGCCGCGTGCCGCCATGACCTCGACGGGCATACAGCCTTCGAAGAATATCTCCTTTTCAAAATCATGTGCCTGTGCCGTCTCTGCCGTGGTGAGTGC encodes:
- the trmFO gene encoding methylenetetrahydrofolate--tRNA-(uracil(54)-C(5))-methyltransferase (FADH(2)-oxidizing) TrmFO produces the protein MKKVIVIGAGLAGSEAAWQAAEHGAQVTLFEMRPLRSTPAHKTDGFAELVCSNSLRGAGLENAVGVLKEEMRRMRSLIMQAADATAVPAGGALAVDRTKFSDYVTARIKQHSNITVQHEEITQIPSTDEAIVIIASGPLTDGALSAEIAALLGNDSFYFYDAAAPLVTASSIDMMHAYRASRYGKGDAAYINCPMNEEQYEAFYAALTTAETAQAHDFEKEIFFEGCMPVEVMAARGKDTLLYGPLKPVGLEHPETGVRPYAVVQLRQDNAEGTIYNMVGFQTRLKWPEQQRVFRMIPGLTNAEFLRYGVMHRNSFINAPRHLRSTFQLRINERLFFAGQMTGVEGYVESAASGLMAGVNAARLAGNGEPLVFPSKTCHGALAHYITSCDPMHFQPMNINFGLLPPLAHLPRRTRKPEKKRLLAQRALEELDCFGRSI
- the hslV gene encoding ATP-dependent protease subunit HslV; translated protein: MTFHATTIVAVKKGNKVAIAGDGQVTFGERAIMKANARKVRRLYHGKILAGFAGSVADAFTLFEKFEVKLESYSGNLQRAAVELAKDWRTDKVLRKLEALLLVADKDGILMISGNGEVIEPDGDCTAIGSGGFFALAAARALTAHSTMDAPEIARESLSIAADICVYTNHNITVEVLES